The sequence CCCTCATCTGCCCCCATCACGCTCCTCATTTGACCCAAACTCCCTGTCAGAACCCCACCACTCCCAAACCACCCCCCACCAGACCCCACCACCCCCCATCTGACACCTACACCACTTTTCCTGACCCTGCCATTCCCCCAGTTCCCCGACTCCCCGCCCAGATCCTGTTGGACACAGGCACCCCACACTGCACCCCAACACCCACCACTGCCCACCACACCCTGACACCCCTCCCGGGACCCCAGCACGCCCCATCCCCCCAGTCCCACCAGGTCAGGGTGTGGCAGCTTCTTGGTGAAGATGCGCATGGAGCCCTGGAACACGTCGGTGACAATGGCTGGGGGGACAAGGGGGGCTCAGTGGGGGGGACAGAGACCCCCCAAGAGCCCCCCCAGAACCTCCCTCCACTcactcttcttcttcctcttggTGCCGCCCAGTGCCGCGTGCAGCGCGTTCAGGAACCAGGACAGGAACTCCACCCCATCCCCTGCAAGAGCAGAGCTAGAGCTGAGCCTGGGTCCTGCTGCGCCCCAaacccagagcccccagagcagccctgcacccccagagcagccctgcaccccgaacccagagcagccctgcaccccaaacccagagcccccagccccagctcttcccctcaaacccagctctgcccccagccctgtcccccaaatcccaccctgctTGGTGATCTGGAAGTTCTTCTTGCTGCAGAGCACCACGGCCTGCAGCATCTCGTGGGGCGACACGTGGGCCTTGAAGTTGCGGGGGTTCCAGAGCTTCCTCATCAGCTCCCCGAAGCGCTGCACCAGCAGGAACATGATGTCCCCGGGCGGGCGCTGGATGCGCCGGTAGTTCTCCTCCTCCAGGAAGTAATTCCTCAGGGGAGGCACGTTGGACAGGgcctggggatggagcagggggattcagccctgggacccccacAGGAGGGATctgggaggggctttggggcaGGCCCTGCACTGCCATGGGCGGGGAATCTCCACAAGCCCCCAAGCCCCCATGGGTGGAGAAGCCTGGGAAGGATCCAGAGGTGGGGTGATCACCccacagaggggtttggggaggtttaTGTGGGGCTTTCACCCTAAAAGGCCAGCTGCACCCCCCAGGTGTAACACCTGTAGAAGAGAAGGTGGGATCCACCCTCAGGACCCCCAATGTGGGGTTTGAGGAGGATTTCAGAGGGGATTCAGCCCAAAATGAAGGCAGCACTCCCCATGTGAACATGCTGTGGGAAAAGAGGTGGGACTCATCCCAGAGAGCACCAGAACAGGATTCTGGGAGGGTTTCAGCCCAGAATGAAGCCTGGACACCCTCACAGTGTACAGCCCATAGGAGACAAGGTGTGATATCTGCCTGTCAGACCCACAGTGATGTTCTGGGGCGTTTCACCCCAAAAGGAAGCCTTAACCCAGGTGTCACCTGGAGCACAGCGTTGGCGTAGTCGTTGGCCTTGATGTTGTTGAGTCCCACGATGCCAGGCAGGTACGTGGTGCCATCGTAGGCCCGGGACAGCTTGGCCTGTTTGTCCAGGTGGGCAATGTGCTGGGCTGTGAAGGTGGGCTTGAGCACGTACTGTGGGGGGAGAGAGCCCTCAGAGCTGGGGGACCCCAACCCAAACCCCTCAATCTGGAACAGATCCCAACCCCTCGATCCTGGAGGTCCCAAGGCAGCCCCGgtgccccccagtgcccccgCACCGTGATGTCCTCGAGGGAGGAGTCGATGATCTCGTAGTTGTCGGGCAGGCAGTAGAACTTGAGCGTGTGCAGGTTGAGGAACACGTGGTGGCTCAGCTGCACGCTGTGGATGTAGGCGTGTGACTTCAGCCCGCGGCCTGTGGGGGACAGTGGCACCAGGGATGGCACCGAGCGCCGTGCCAGAGGCAGGGGGCACAGAGAGGATCCCCTGGGCACGTACGGGGGCTGTGCCCACTGGAGGGTCCCTGAGCACCCCAGCAGCCaccctgggtgtccccatggtgtccctCCCCTCTTTGTACACCTTGGCAGCAGCCTGTCCCTGGctgttccctgtccctgggtgtccccagcaaCACCCCAGACCCCCTGTGCCTCACCCcagtccctgggtgtccccctCACCACCACCCCTATGCCCAAGTGTCCCTCAAAGCAGCACTGGGGTGTCCCCCATCACTCCTGGGCTCTCCCTCGGGTGTCCCACATCACTCCTGGCTGTCCCTCGGGTGTCCCACATCACTCCTGGCTGTCCCTATGCCCCAGCAGCTCTCACCCTGGAAGTACTTCCCGCAGACAAGGCAGGCATAGACGTTGATGTGGGACAGGGAGATGGAGCAGAGCTTCTCAAAGTCGAAGTCCAGGACACTTCTGGGGGGCAGAGCGGTGTcacggggctggggggcagctgggggacCCCCAGGGGCACCCCAAAGAGCCCCGTCACCCACTTGTTGATGGTGTCCAGGTAGGGGCAGTGCCGGCTGCGCTGGTCCTCGGGGTCGAAGCGCCCGTAGCGCACTGGGGAGGGCAGGGTGTGAAAAGGGGGCACGAGGACCCCGAAAACACGAGGATgatccccccagccccctctgtgacacctccagggctgagcctccaaaccctgcccagagctgagctCAGGACCCCGGGACCAGTCCTGGTGACCCTCCAGTATCAGaaccccccaaacaccccactcccaccccagaaccccccaaacaccccactcccaccccaaccccccccccccaaatacCCCACTCCCaccccagaaccccccaaacACCCTCAATGTCCCCTcacccccggtgtcccctcacccccggtgtcccctcacaccccaatgtcccctcacccccggtgtcccctcacccccggtgtcccctcacaccccggtgtcccctcacccccggtgtcccctcacaccctcattgtcccctcggccccggtgtcccctcaaccccaatgtcccctcacaccccaatgtcccctcagccccggtgtcccctcagccccggtgtcccctcacccccggtgtcccctcacaccccaatgtccccccagccccggtgtcccccagcccctcggtcCCACCCGCTCCTCCCGGTGCCCACCGGCGGGCTCGGGCTCGGGGTCCGAGTCTCCATCGGGCTCCCGCTCCCTCTTCACCCGCACGGGCGCGGCGCTGCCGGAGCCCCCCCAGACGccgctgccggtgccggtgccggtgcccggtTCCCGCTTGACGCGCGCCAGATCCACCGGCAGCgcctccgccgcctcccgccgcgcGCGCTCCCGCTCCGCgtcccgccggccccgcggccgctcGGCGTCGGCGTCGCGGCGGCTGCGGGAGGCGCCGCGGGGctcgcggggctcccggggctcccggggctcccgggggtcGCGGGAGTCGCggtcccgccgcccccggctcGACATGGCGGCGGTTCGGCCGCTGTGCGCATGCGCGGCGCGGGGAAGGGGGGCTCAAACCGCCCGCCTTACTCCGCGCATGCGCGGCCGCCGCTGCGGGGAGGAGGCGCTACTGCGCCTGCGCGCGCGCGCCGGGCCCGCGGGGCTCTTAAAGGAGCCGCGTCCCGGTCCAGACCGCGGCCGCCGGTACCGGGAatggaggcggcggcggcggcggcggcaccgggctGGCGCTGCCGGCCCGGGGGacggctggacatgagccacgGCTTCGTGCGGCACATCCGCCGCAACCAGCTCGCCAGGTACCGGCATCCCCCCCGGGACCGGCGTGCGGCGGGGTCACCGGGCCGGTTTGGCGGTCCCGGGCCCCCGCAGCCGGTAACCGCGCTGTGCCGCCGCCGCGCAGGGACGCGTACGAGCGCGCGGTGCGGCAGGCGCGGGGCCGAGCGAGGACGCGGCTGaccccgggcccggcgcggccccggcggcccgACCAGCCGGTGTACCGGCCCCAGCGGGGCGGCGGTGAGCGGCACCGGGGCACGGGGGCACCGGGGCACGGGGGCACCGGGGCGGGAGAGCCGCGCTCCCGAGGGACCGCGGTGCGGGGAGCCCGGGGATGGGCGGGGAAGgggcggcagccccggggacaccggggtggggggacaccgggggtggggggggacaccggggagcGGAGACACCGGGGgtgcggggacaccgggggaccgagggtggggatggggacacgagGGTGCGGGACACCCGGGGATTTGGAGGGACACCTGCGATGGGGACATCCATGAATTGGGGACACCCGGGATGGGGACGGGCACCGCCGGGACGCTGTCCGGTGGCCCCGGCGGCCCCGGTAGCTGAGGCGCGGTGCCGCAGGCGGGCCCGGGGCCGATGCCAGCGCGGGGCCGCcccccgcgggcggcggggcccccCCGGAGCCGGCCCGGGGACCGCGGCTCTTCTGCCTCGAGTACGAGGGGGACGACGGGCGGGTCACGGCCGTGATCGTGCACCAGGTGCCAACCGGGGGCCGGGGGGGGATCCCACGGGGCATCCcggggggtgtcctgggggtccCCGGAGACAgtgggggtgtcctggggggtCCTACGGGGAAACCcggggggtgtcctgggggtccACAGAGAGAGTGGGGGGGTCCCACGGGGAATCCCGGGGGGTACCCGAGGGGGGTCCGTGGGGCAggggggctgcccggggcagtggggggtgtcctggggggtccccgggggcaGGGGGGGTGCCGTGGGGGGGTTTGTGGCACAGTGGGGTACCAGgggctccccagggcacagTGGGGTACCAGGGGTGCTCCCTAGGGCACAGTGGGGTACCAGGGGGTCCCGAGGACACAGTGGGTGTCCCGTGGGTGGGCCCATGGCACAGTTGGGTActgggggtccccggggcacagtGGGGTAccgggggtccccgggagccCGAGGGTGACGTGCGTGCCGCAGGGGGACAGCGCTGAGGAGGTGACCCGCCGGGTGTGCGCCCGGAGCCCGCTGGAGCCGCCGCTGCGCCGGGCCCTGTGCCAGCGCGTGCAGGACGAGCTCAGCAAGCGCCGGGGCACCGGGTGACACTGCAGCAGCCCCCGACGCTGCCACCCCCGTGGTGACACACCGCAGCCCCCGACGCTGCCACCCCCGCGGTGACACCGCTGCGGCCCCGGACGCTGCCACCCCCACGGGACCGCCGCTGTCCCCCCACCCCGCCGTCAATAAAGGTGCTGCGAGGCTCCGGTTCTTTCActgctggggaaactgaggcacggggggAAGTGACGCAGCTCCTGCGTCCCTGAGTGTCACTTGTCCCCCTCAGCAGCCCCGGCAGGGTGGCCCCGGGCACCGACGCTGGCTGCCAGGTCCTCCCAGGTGCCactgtgtcccctccctgggtgtccccagctctgtgtgtcccctcctcaggtgctgctgtgtcccagggtCGCCTCTGCGTCCCCgtcctgcccccagcccaggttGGTGGCACCTGTGGCCAaggccagctgtgcccagggtgtccccagggcggGTCCCCTGAGCTGTTGTCCCCAGGGTGGGACATGGGGCTGATTGTAGGGGTGGGACCACCCCACTGCTCTCTTTGTAGGGTCTGCCAGCAGCGAGGTTACTGCAGGGTCTGCCCCAGGCAGATTCTGGTGTTTATTAATTGTAGGGTTTCCCTGGAGGGTCTGGCACGTTTGGTATTGTAAGATTTTCCTGGAAATCCCCCGGTTGGTTTGGGATTGGAGGATCTCCCCCAGGCTGATAGCACAGCTCTGTTTTTGTAGGGTCTTCCCAAAGAGCTCTCAGTATTTGTTGTAGGGTCTCCCCAGAACACATCCTGGTGTTTATTTATTGTAGGGTCTCCTCAAGAGTTCATCCTGCTGGTTTGTTATTGTGGAGTATCTCTGTATCAAATTCTGGATTCTTAATTTTTGTGGGGTCACCCCAGAACAGATCctggtatttatttatttattattataggGTCTCCCCAAAGTTCATGCTCCTGGTTTGGCATTGCAGGGTCTccccagagagctcctgctgcttgTGGCAGTGTTCCCCTCGAGAGGGTCTCGCTGGGTTTTTGTTGTAGGGTCTGTTCAGAGCAGATCTTGGAGTTTATTCACTGTAGGGTTGTCACGAGGATACCCCAGAGCATTCCTTTAGGGCCATTTTTAGGTTTATTCCCAGCCCTATAGACACTTGTAGGGCACACTGAGGATACCCCAGGGCATTTCTTTAGGGTCGTTTATAGGATATTCCCTGTGGGATGTTTATAGGTTTATTCCCGGCCCTAGAGGTACTTGTAGGGCACGCGGGCGGGCACGGTCTGCAGCTCCAGGCGCACGGGGCACTTGTAGAAGTTGCCCAGCAGGGTCTCGGCGTAGCCCAGCAGGAAGTAGAGCTTGTGGGGTGGCAGTGCCCGGCCCAGCAGGGCACACACCACCAGCAGGTTCCCGCGGCGCTTCAGCACCAGCTCATCCGCCAGGAGCCCCGGGAAGGTCCCGGCCAGGAACCGCCGCAGGAACGCGTCCTCGATCGCCCGCTGCGCCGCGCCCGCCTCGCCACACAGGttccctgagggcacagagagctggcacagctggcacagggtCACTGCCCACTGTGCCGTGCCTGCCTCGCCACGCAGGttccctgagggcacagagaGCTGGCACAGGGTCACCCCCTGCTGCACCATGCCTGCCTGGCCACGCAGgttccctgagggcacagggtggtggcactggtgaCCGCCCCTGTGCCAttcctgcctggccacacaggTTCCATGAGGGGACACACGGGTGGCACAGCTGGCCTTGGTGGCTGCCCACTTTGCCTGCCTGACCACGCAGAGTTCCCTGAGGGGACAGGGTGGTGGTGGCAATAGTGGCACCACCTGTCTCCTCTGTCCCACCATGTCCATCTTCCCCCTGTCCCCAATGCCCGTGTGCCCCttgtgccccatccctgtgccccctgtcccccatGCCCGTGTGCcccatgtccctgctgtccccgtgtccccccatgcCCATCTGTGcctgtgtccccccgtgtcACCCACCGGTGTGCAGGGACAGCCAGcccatgtccccccgtgtccctggtGTCACCCACTGGTGTGCAGGGACAGccagcccctgtccccccgtgtccccccatgtcaCCCACTGGTGTGCAGGGACAGCCAGcccatgtccccccgtgtccctggtGTCACCCACTGGTGTGCAGGGACAGccagcccctgtcccccccGTGTCACTCACCGGTGTGCAGGGACAGCCAGCCCTTGCGGTGCCCGATGTGATGGGGTGCGTGCGCCTGCTCGTACGTCACCGCCTTGTCTCCCCTGCCTGCGCGCACCCGCGCCGCCCGTGCCTGCGGGGACAGCCacagtgggacagggacagggacagaggggacagggacagggtacaggggacagggagaagggacagggacagtgggacagggacagccacagtgggacagggacagggacagaggggacagggacagggagaggggacagggacagggaggacaggggacagggacagtgggacagggagagggacagcgacagtggggacagagacagtggggacaggggacagggacagtggggacaatggggacagcagggataggggacacgggggacagggtgacgggacacagggacagggtaCACGGGGCCAGGGGACACGGCCGCGGGGTCCCGAGGACTCACCTTGAGGCACACGGGGCTGCTGTGGAGCTGCCGGGTGGCGCTGGGGACACGGAGGGCGCGGGGGAGGACCTgcaaggggacagggacaaggctAGGGAcagggccaggcaggggccaggggacagcctggcagggccagccctgtgtccccagtgccaccacagcccctgtccctcctccccagagccccccacgCCCAGCGCCAcatccccgctgtccccacagcCGCTGTCCCTTGTCAGCGCCTTCCCCGGTGTCCCCCACGCTCAGTGTCCGCCGGcgtttttcccccattcccggTGTTTCTCCCATTCCCGGTATTTTCCCGTTTTCCcggtgtttttttcccttttcccattccCGCTCTCCCCTCACCCGCAGCGCGCGCgcggccgccgccatcttggctGTGCGCGCGGTggcagcgccccctggcggcgggAGGGTGGCGCGGGCAccggggggactgggggggacgAGGAggatactgggaatactgggagcactgggaacactgggaacaccaggatatactgggagcactgggaacactgggagcaccAGGatatactgggagcactgggcatactgggaatactgggagcactgggaacactgggagcaccAGGCTATACTGGGCATACTGGGAGTACCAGGCTATACTGGGCatactgggagctgctggataGCAACTGGGAAACTGGGAGCCACCAAGGGCAACTGGAGGTGCCAGGGGTCTTTGATGGGGGGGTCTGTGAAGGTC is a genomic window of Lonchura striata isolate bLonStr1 chromosome 32, bLonStr1.mat, whole genome shotgun sequence containing:
- the MRPS24 gene encoding small ribosomal subunit protein uS3m, whose amino-acid sequence is MAAAARALRVLPRALRVPSATRQLHSSPVCLKARAARVRAGRGDKAVTYEQAHAPHHIGHRKGWLSLHTGNLCGEAGAAQRAIEDAFLRRFLAGTFPGLLADELVLKRRGNLLVVCALLGRALPPHKLYFLLGYAETLLGNFYKCPVRLELQTVPARVPYKYL
- the C32H2orf68 gene encoding UPF0561 protein C2orf68 homolog, encoding MEAAAAAAAPGWRCRPGGRLDMSHGFVRHIRRNQLARDAYERAVRQARGRARTRLTPGPARPRRPDQPVYRPQRGGGPGADASAGPPPAGGGAPPEPARGPRLFCLEYEGDDGRVTAVIVHQGDSAEEVTRRVCARSPLEPPLRRALCQRVQDELSKRRGTG
- the USP39 gene encoding ubiquitin carboxyl-terminal hydrolase 39 gives rise to the protein MSSRGRRDRDSRDPREPREPREPREPRGASRSRRDADAERPRGRRDAERERARREAAEALPVDLARVKREPGTGTGTGSGVWGGSGSAAPVRVKREREPDGDSDPEPEPAVRYGRFDPEDQRSRHCPYLDTINKSVLDFDFEKLCSISLSHINVYACLVCGKYFQGRGLKSHAYIHSVQLSHHVFLNLHTLKFYCLPDNYEIIDSSLEDITYVLKPTFTAQHIAHLDKQAKLSRAYDGTTYLPGIVGLNNIKANDYANAVLQALSNVPPLRNYFLEEENYRRIQRPPGDIMFLLVQRFGELMRKLWNPRNFKAHVSPHEMLQAVVLCSKKNFQITKQGDGVEFLSWFLNALHAALGGTKRKKKTIVTDVFQGSMRIFTKKLPHPDLPAEEKAQLLQNSEYQERMVESTFLYLTLDLPTAPLYKDEKEQLIIPQVPLFSILAKFNGSTEKEYKTYKENFLKRFQLTRLPPYLIFCIKRFTKNNFFVEKNPTIVNFPITNVDLREYLSEEVQAAHSHTTYDLIANIVHDGKPSEGSYRIHVLHHGTGKWYELQDLQVTDILPQMITLSEAYIQIWKRREEDETNQQGA